Proteins from a single region of Nitratidesulfovibrio sp.:
- a CDS encoding isoamylase early set domain-containing protein, whose protein sequence is MALTKQFLKGRPACKVKFRLEADEVGQATEVYLVGEFNDWDERATPMRRLKDGGFTAEVELETGREYRFRYLLAGGASGWLNDGRADSYEYCPFAGTDNSLVSV, encoded by the coding sequence ATGGCATTGACCAAGCAGTTCCTGAAGGGCAGGCCCGCCTGCAAGGTGAAGTTCCGCTTGGAGGCGGACGAGGTGGGACAGGCCACCGAGGTGTACCTTGTGGGCGAATTCAACGATTGGGACGAACGGGCCACCCCCATGCGCCGTCTGAAGGACGGCGGGTTCACCGCAGAGGTGGAACTGGAGACGGGGCGTGAATACCGCTTCCGCTACCTGCTGGCGGGCGGCGCTTCCGGCTGGCTCAATGACGGCCGGGCCGACAGCTACGAGTACTGCCCCTTCGCGGGGACCGACAATTCGCTGGTGAGCGTCTAG
- a CDS encoding GGDEF domain-containing protein, with protein sequence MLRLVQGAALGLGAPLGWQVLRWLFDLTPIHPRYELVLNVYMAVGGVLVFAVFGYHLGRKEQRLERLTLVDPLTSLYNRRYFELMLETEFARHLRDGTDLSLLMLDLDHFKQVNDTWGHQEGDQVLMTLAGILRAGLRAQDVAARVGGEEFAVIVPGVGGAGALAAAERLRIAVRDGIFLVGPGTRIPVRISIGVASTERLAVSGPTELFRLADDALYRAKGLGRDRVEPAWPGGAEDQLGPC encoded by the coding sequence TTGCTGCGACTGGTCCAGGGGGCCGCGCTGGGGCTTGGCGCACCGCTGGGCTGGCAGGTGCTGCGCTGGCTGTTCGATCTTACGCCCATCCATCCCCGGTACGAACTGGTGCTCAACGTGTACATGGCGGTGGGCGGGGTGCTGGTGTTCGCCGTGTTCGGCTACCATCTGGGCCGCAAGGAACAGCGCCTGGAACGGCTGACCCTGGTGGACCCCCTGACCTCGCTGTACAACCGCAGGTATTTCGAGCTGATGCTGGAAACGGAGTTCGCCCGGCACCTGCGCGACGGCACCGACCTTTCGCTGCTCATGCTCGACCTTGATCACTTCAAGCAGGTCAATGACACCTGGGGCCACCAGGAAGGCGACCAGGTGCTGATGACCCTGGCGGGCATCCTGCGCGCGGGCCTGCGTGCCCAGGACGTGGCCGCGCGGGTGGGCGGCGAGGAATTCGCCGTGATCGTACCCGGCGTGGGCGGCGCGGGTGCCCTGGCCGCCGCCGAGCGGTTGCGCATTGCCGTGCGCGACGGCATTTTCCTGGTGGGGCCGGGCACGCGCATTCCGGTGCGCATCTCCATCGGCGTGGCCAGTACCGAACGGCTGGCCGTTTCCGGCCCCACGGAGTTGTTCCGCCTGGCGGACGACGCCCTGTACCGGGCCAAGGGGCTGGGGCGCGACCGGGTGGAACCCGCGTGGCCGGGCGGCGCCGAGGACCAGTTGGGTCCCTGCTGA
- a CDS encoding insulinase family protein: MQSHGFDLVFERTVHELNSRIRLWRHGATGAQLLSCCNADENKVFGVTFRTPPSDSTGVAHILEHSVLCGSEKYPVKEPFVELLKGSLQTFLNAFTYPDKTCYPVASANLQDFRNLVDVYLDAVFFPRITEEIFRQEGWHIEAEVPEGPFAYKGVVYNEMKGVYSSPESILSEQSQQALFPDITYGLDSGGNPEHIPDLTYEQFANFHATYYHPSNARFFFWGDDPEEDRLACLTAVLARFERIEADSAVPLQPRSDTPRMLEIPYAASEGDDRGMVTMNWLLCETADVERNFAFEMLEHILLGLPGSPLRRALIESGLGEDVAGVGLESDLRQMYFSVGLKGIEPKTASDVEMLIMETLADLAEDGLPADAVEAAVNSVEFALRENNSGRYPVGLSVMVRSLTTWLYDGDPLALLQWEAPLAAIKARIASGERYFEGLIREWLLDNQHVATVLLTPDRTLADRREGAEAAGLEAYRQGLRQCERVALVEETRALRSLQEAPDSLDALATIPGLKLEDLPKENRPIPSEDRQAGAVPVLFHDLDTSGIAYTETLFDLSTVPASLVPLVPLFGRALFEMGTTKRDFVDLGMRIARKTGGMDADTLFATTLGARQPVAQLVVHGKATFDNVPALYDLLSEVLLEAKFDDRERFQRMVLEEKARQEHVLVPSGHGIVMARLRAGYNAAGWLDEATSGVSYLAFLRTLAERLEKDWDGVLADLAALRALVVRRSGCLMNLTANAEGASMVSGPAATLAAALPDAPAASAVAGWHFHGTPAEAEALVMPAQVNYVGKAADLYGLGYTYHGSANVVFKHLRMAFLWDRVRVQGGAYGAFCAFDRASGLLTQVSYRDPNVAATLDVYDATADYLRRVSLSSTELANAIVGAIGDVDRHMLPDAKGSAALYRSLVGDSEAARQQMRDEILSTTNDHFRALAEVMAEAARTGRVAVLGGAALERVAGEKGWRVERVL, from the coding sequence ATGCAATCCCACGGGTTCGATCTCGTTTTCGAGCGCACCGTCCATGAACTGAACAGCCGCATCCGCCTGTGGCGCCACGGCGCTACCGGCGCGCAACTGCTTTCCTGCTGCAACGCCGACGAGAACAAGGTCTTCGGCGTCACCTTCCGCACGCCCCCGTCCGACTCCACCGGGGTGGCGCACATTCTTGAACATTCGGTGCTCTGCGGGTCGGAAAAGTACCCGGTCAAGGAACCCTTCGTGGAACTGCTGAAGGGTTCGCTGCAAACCTTCCTGAACGCCTTCACCTATCCGGACAAGACCTGCTACCCGGTGGCCTCGGCCAATCTGCAGGATTTCCGGAACTTGGTGGACGTGTACCTCGACGCGGTGTTCTTCCCGCGCATCACGGAAGAAATCTTCCGGCAGGAAGGCTGGCACATCGAGGCCGAGGTGCCGGAAGGCCCCTTTGCCTACAAGGGCGTGGTCTACAACGAGATGAAGGGCGTGTATTCCTCGCCGGAATCCATCCTGTCCGAGCAGTCGCAGCAGGCGCTGTTCCCGGACATCACCTACGGGCTCGATTCCGGCGGCAACCCAGAACACATCCCCGACCTGACCTACGAGCAGTTCGCCAACTTTCACGCCACCTACTACCACCCCAGCAATGCCCGCTTCTTCTTCTGGGGCGACGACCCGGAAGAGGACCGGCTGGCCTGCCTGACCGCTGTGCTGGCGCGCTTCGAGCGCATCGAGGCGGATTCCGCCGTGCCCTTGCAGCCCCGCTCGGACACGCCGCGCATGCTCGAAATCCCCTACGCCGCCTCCGAGGGCGACGACCGGGGCATGGTGACCATGAACTGGCTGCTGTGCGAAACCGCCGACGTGGAACGCAACTTCGCCTTCGAGATGCTGGAGCACATCCTGCTGGGCCTGCCCGGCTCGCCCCTGCGGCGCGCGCTGATCGAATCGGGCCTGGGCGAGGACGTGGCGGGCGTGGGGCTGGAAAGCGACCTGCGGCAGATGTATTTTTCCGTGGGGCTCAAGGGCATCGAGCCGAAGACCGCATCCGACGTGGAAATGCTGATCATGGAAACCCTGGCCGACCTGGCCGAGGACGGCCTGCCCGCCGACGCCGTGGAAGCCGCCGTGAACAGCGTGGAATTCGCCCTGCGCGAGAACAATTCCGGCCGCTACCCGGTGGGCCTTTCGGTGATGGTGCGCAGCCTGACCACCTGGCTGTATGACGGCGACCCGCTGGCCCTGCTGCAATGGGAAGCACCGCTGGCGGCCATCAAGGCGCGCATTGCCTCGGGCGAGCGGTACTTCGAAGGGCTGATCCGCGAATGGCTGCTGGACAACCAGCACGTGGCCACGGTGCTGCTGACCCCGGACCGCACGCTGGCCGACCGGCGCGAGGGCGCCGAGGCCGCCGGGCTGGAGGCGTACCGCCAGGGCCTGCGCCAGTGCGAGCGGGTGGCCCTGGTGGAGGAAACCCGCGCCCTGCGCAGCCTGCAGGAGGCCCCGGACAGCCTGGATGCCCTGGCCACCATCCCCGGCCTGAAGCTGGAAGACCTGCCGAAGGAAAACCGCCCCATCCCCAGCGAGGACAGGCAGGCGGGCGCCGTGCCCGTGCTGTTCCACGACCTGGACACCTCGGGCATCGCCTACACCGAAACCCTGTTCGACCTTTCGACCGTGCCCGCTTCCCTGGTGCCCCTGGTGCCGCTGTTCGGGCGCGCCCTGTTCGAAATGGGCACCACCAAGCGCGACTTCGTGGACCTTGGCATGCGCATCGCCCGCAAGACCGGCGGCATGGATGCGGATACGCTGTTCGCCACCACCCTGGGCGCGCGGCAGCCCGTGGCGCAACTGGTGGTGCACGGCAAGGCCACCTTCGACAACGTGCCCGCGCTGTACGACCTGCTGTCCGAAGTGCTGCTGGAAGCGAAATTCGACGACCGCGAGCGCTTCCAGCGCATGGTGCTGGAAGAAAAGGCCCGCCAGGAGCACGTGCTGGTGCCGTCCGGCCACGGCATCGTCATGGCCCGGCTGCGCGCGGGCTACAATGCGGCGGGCTGGCTGGACGAGGCCACCTCCGGCGTGTCGTACCTGGCCTTCCTGCGCACCCTTGCGGAACGTCTGGAAAAGGACTGGGACGGCGTGCTGGCCGACCTTGCGGCACTGCGCGCCCTTGTGGTGCGCCGTTCCGGCTGCCTGATGAACCTTACCGCCAATGCCGAGGGCGCGAGCATGGTGTCCGGCCCGGCCGCCACCCTTGCCGCCGCGCTGCCCGATGCGCCTGCCGCGTCTGCGGTGGCCGGGTGGCACTTCCACGGCACCCCGGCAGAGGCCGAGGCGCTGGTCATGCCCGCCCAGGTCAACTACGTGGGCAAGGCGGCGGACCTGTACGGCCTTGGCTACACCTATCACGGGTCGGCCAACGTGGTGTTCAAGCACCTGCGCATGGCCTTCCTGTGGGACAGGGTGCGCGTGCAGGGCGGGGCCTACGGCGCGTTCTGCGCCTTTGACCGGGCCAGCGGCCTGCTGACCCAGGTTTCGTACCGCGACCCCAACGTGGCCGCCACGCTGGACGTGTACGACGCCACGGCGGACTACCTGCGCCGCGTCTCGCTGTCGTCCACGGAACTGGCCAATGCCATCGTGGGTGCCATCGGCGACGTGGACAGGCACATGCTGCCCGACGCCAAGGGCTCCGCCGCGCTGTACCGCAGCCTGGTCGGTGATTCCGAGGCGGCACGCCAGCAGATGCGCGACGAAATCCTTTCCACCACCAACGACCACTTCCGCGCCCTGGCCGAGGTCATGGCCGAGGCGGCCCGCACGGGCCGGGTGGCGGTACTGGGCGGTGCCGCGCTGGAACGCGTGGCCGGGGAGAAGGGGTGGCGCGTGGAGCGGGTGCTCTAA
- a CDS encoding transcriptional repressor: protein MKQAIDVFHEYIARNGLKVTPQRMLIVEVFMSAGGHLTTEELYERVKATDPSVGQATVYRTMKLLCDSGLAKEVHFGDGVARYEQKYGSKHHDHLICEACGENIEVLDDEIERLQEDLARRHGYVLTSHRMYLFGVCGKCRSDGKRRPPRED, encoded by the coding sequence ATGAAGCAAGCCATAGACGTGTTTCACGAGTACATCGCCCGCAACGGCCTGAAGGTAACGCCGCAGCGCATGCTCATCGTCGAGGTGTTCATGAGCGCGGGCGGTCACCTGACCACCGAGGAACTGTACGAGCGGGTGAAGGCCACGGATCCTTCCGTGGGCCAGGCCACGGTGTACCGCACCATGAAGTTGCTGTGCGATTCCGGCCTGGCCAAGGAAGTGCACTTCGGCGACGGAGTGGCCCGTTACGAGCAGAAGTACGGCAGCAAGCACCACGACCATCTCATCTGCGAAGCCTGCGGAGAGAACATCGAGGTGCTGGACGACGAGATAGAGCGGTTGCAGGAAGACCTGGCGCGCCGCCACGGCTACGTGCTGACCTCGCACCGCATGTACCTGTTCGGGGTGTGCGGCAAGTGCCGCTCGGACGGCAAGCGCCGCCCCCCCCGCGAAGACTGA
- a CDS encoding putative sulfate exporter family transporter has translation MATNDNNVVVDHGHSRLSDLWTKEDYWAIWLGFAIIIAGICVYLLNPPAEYGEKIAKANAVMAAEAQRAPFKTLAYYKAQDDKSKVKAMDSPTGKAISAFLKTPGGWSDNPLDSFHVSKEAADAKAAANAEKAVEAKTKADAALAAAVAAETAAADAAFADASLNDGAKAKIAEWRAAAAKAKSAADKAKSKPMNLLTSLPLLMVGMGLFFAIGMKFMGKSVPGFLMGFIGVFAVACLATMMGSQATMKYWGIGTEAWAIIIGMLIANTVGTPKWIKPALEVEYFIKTGLVLLGAEVLFDKIIAIGIPGIFVAWVVTPIVLICTFIFGQRILKMESKTLNVVISADMSVCGTSAAIATAAACRAKKEELTLSIGLSLVFTAIMMIAMPAFIKAVDMPQILGGAWMGGTIDATGAVAAAGAFLGEKALYVAATIKMIQNVLIGVTAFGVAVYWCTRVECREGHSVGVGEIWHRFPKFVLGFLAASIVFSLISGSLGPDMGKALLDQGVLKGLTASARGWFFCLAFTAIGLATNFRELAHYFKGGKPLILYVCGQSFNLVLTLAMAYVMFYIVFPEITAKI, from the coding sequence ATGGCAACCAACGACAACAACGTCGTCGTCGACCACGGGCACTCGCGCCTGTCCGACCTGTGGACCAAGGAAGATTACTGGGCCATCTGGCTCGGCTTCGCCATCATCATCGCGGGCATTTGCGTCTACCTGCTGAATCCCCCGGCGGAATACGGCGAAAAGATCGCCAAGGCCAACGCCGTCATGGCCGCCGAGGCGCAGCGCGCCCCGTTCAAGACCCTTGCCTACTACAAGGCCCAGGATGACAAGTCCAAGGTCAAGGCCATGGACAGCCCCACCGGCAAGGCCATTTCCGCCTTCCTGAAGACCCCGGGCGGGTGGAGCGACAATCCCCTCGATTCCTTCCACGTGAGCAAGGAAGCCGCCGACGCCAAGGCCGCCGCCAATGCCGAGAAGGCCGTGGAAGCCAAGACCAAGGCCGATGCCGCCCTGGCCGCCGCCGTGGCCGCCGAGACGGCCGCAGCCGACGCCGCCTTTGCCGACGCCAGCCTGAACGACGGGGCCAAGGCCAAGATCGCCGAATGGCGCGCCGCTGCCGCCAAGGCCAAGTCCGCCGCCGACAAGGCCAAGTCCAAGCCCATGAACCTGCTGACCAGCCTGCCGTTGCTCATGGTGGGCATGGGCCTGTTCTTCGCCATCGGCATGAAGTTCATGGGCAAGTCGGTACCCGGCTTCCTGATGGGCTTCATCGGCGTGTTCGCGGTGGCGTGCCTGGCCACCATGATGGGCAGCCAGGCCACCATGAAGTACTGGGGCATCGGCACCGAGGCGTGGGCCATCATCATCGGCATGCTCATCGCCAACACCGTGGGCACGCCCAAGTGGATCAAACCCGCCCTGGAAGTGGAATACTTCATCAAGACCGGCCTTGTGCTGCTGGGCGCCGAAGTGCTGTTCGACAAGATCATCGCCATCGGCATTCCCGGCATCTTCGTGGCCTGGGTGGTCACCCCCATCGTGCTCATCTGCACCTTCATCTTCGGCCAGCGCATCCTGAAGATGGAATCCAAGACCCTGAACGTGGTCATCTCGGCCGACATGTCGGTGTGCGGCACCTCTGCCGCCATCGCCACCGCCGCCGCGTGCCGGGCCAAGAAAGAGGAACTGACCCTTTCCATAGGTCTTTCGCTGGTGTTCACCGCCATCATGATGATTGCCATGCCCGCCTTCATCAAGGCCGTGGACATGCCGCAGATTCTCGGCGGCGCCTGGATGGGCGGCACCATCGACGCCACCGGCGCGGTGGCCGCTGCGGGTGCCTTCCTGGGTGAAAAGGCCCTGTACGTGGCCGCCACCATCAAGATGATCCAGAACGTGCTGATCGGCGTCACCGCCTTCGGCGTGGCCGTGTACTGGTGCACCCGCGTGGAATGCCGCGAGGGGCATTCCGTGGGCGTGGGCGAAATCTGGCACCGCTTCCCCAAGTTCGTGCTGGGCTTCCTGGCCGCGTCGATCGTCTTCTCGCTGATCAGCGGCAGCCTTGGCCCGGACATGGGCAAGGCCCTGCTTGACCAGGGCGTGCTGAAGGGCCTTACCGCCTCCGCGCGCGGCTGGTTCTTCTGCTTGGCCTTCACCGCCATCGGCCTTGCCACCAACTTCCGCGAACTGGCCCACTACTTCAAGGGCGGCAAGCCGCTCATCCTGTACGTGTGCGGCCAGAGCTTCAACCTGGTGCTTACCCTGGCCATGGCCTACGTCATGTTCTACATCGTGTTCCCCGAGATAACCGCAAAGATCTAG